Proteins encoded together in one Kitasatospora albolonga window:
- a CDS encoding NADPH-dependent FMN reductase produces the protein MPEHTTPTTPTPISVAIAHHSGYGHTARQAAAVAAGVDSVPGAAADLRDVTTLDADLWAALAAADAIIFGSPTYMGATSAVFQQFAEASSAVWAARGWQDKLAAGFTNSAGLNGNKDNALLSLAVLAGQHGMHWVSLGLLPGWIYTSTGSPDELNRLGGFLGAMAQSPSDLGPDRAPGESDLRTAHHLGARVARTALHLAHGREAAARLAAA, from the coding sequence ATGCCTGAACACACCACGCCCACCACCCCCACCCCCATCTCCGTCGCCATCGCCCACCACAGCGGTTACGGGCACACGGCCCGCCAGGCGGCGGCGGTCGCGGCGGGCGTCGACTCCGTCCCCGGGGCGGCGGCGGACCTGCGGGACGTGACCACGCTCGACGCCGACCTCTGGGCGGCCCTGGCGGCGGCCGACGCGATCATCTTCGGCTCGCCGACCTACATGGGCGCGACCTCCGCCGTCTTCCAGCAGTTCGCCGAGGCCAGCAGCGCGGTCTGGGCGGCGCGCGGCTGGCAGGACAAGCTGGCGGCGGGCTTCACCAACTCCGCGGGCCTCAACGGGAACAAGGACAACGCGCTGCTCTCCCTGGCCGTCCTCGCCGGGCAGCACGGTATGCACTGGGTCTCCCTCGGACTGCTGCCCGGCTGGATCTACACCTCCACCGGGTCCCCCGACGAACTCAACCGTCTCGGCGGCTTCCTGGGCGCCATGGCCCAGTCCCCCTCCGACCTCGGCCCGGACCGGGCACCCGGCGAGTCCGACCTCCGTACGGCCCACCACCTCGGCGCCCGGGTCGCCCGCACCGCGCTCCACCTCGCCCACGGCCGGGAGGCCGCCGCACGTCTGGCCGCGGCATGA
- a CDS encoding gamma-butyrolactone-binding protein, which produces MQDRAEQTVRRIVEAAGVVIDRDGYAGAATPEIQRIAGVSRGGFAHHFPTKADLGDAILARQHAYFRRVAERAESGPPPELWLQALVDISFDYAYSIIRDPVMRAAVRLSTEPGPYQSAESYAAPLSAVTSVLESARRAGEVQPHVDPASAALTLVGCFSGVQIVSLALADREGLDRQVSAMWSVCMPGVARPEVFTRLRLEPPGPGYRADPPGPG; this is translated from the coding sequence GTGCAGGACCGCGCGGAGCAGACCGTCCGACGCATCGTGGAGGCCGCCGGTGTCGTGATCGACCGCGACGGGTACGCCGGTGCGGCGACCCCGGAGATCCAGCGCATCGCCGGGGTCAGCAGGGGAGGCTTCGCCCACCACTTCCCCACCAAGGCGGACCTGGGCGACGCGATCCTGGCCCGGCAGCACGCGTACTTCCGCCGGGTCGCCGAGCGGGCGGAGTCGGGCCCGCCGCCGGAGCTGTGGCTCCAGGCGCTCGTGGACATCAGCTTCGACTACGCGTACAGCATCATCCGCGACCCCGTCATGCGGGCCGCCGTACGGCTGTCGACCGAGCCCGGCCCGTACCAGAGCGCCGAGAGCTACGCGGCCCCGCTGAGCGCCGTCACCTCGGTCCTGGAATCCGCCCGCCGGGCCGGTGAGGTCCAGCCCCATGTGGACCCCGCGTCGGCCGCCCTGACGCTGGTGGGGTGCTTCAGCGGGGTACAGATCGTCTCCCTCGCCCTGGCCGACCGCGAGGGCCTGGACCGGCAGGTGAGCGCGATGTGGTCCGTCTGCATGCCCGGCGTCGCCCGGCCGGAGGTGTTCACCCGGCTGCGTCTGGAGCCGCCGGGGCCGGGGTATCGCGCAGATCCGCCGGGGCCGGGGTGA
- a CDS encoding 2-nitropropane dioxygenase, producing MSAGRIAGRIGELLGLHHPIVQGPFGGGLSTVELASAVSEAGGLGSYGAHIMTPGAITEVVAKLRAATDRPFAVNLWVPQEGERFSFDVTELAWNAERLRPYADELAVDTGSAAPEHPAFDDQVDALLAAAPPVISFVMGVPPVRVVEEARRRGIVLFGTATTVDEAVALEAAGLDAVVASGSDAGGHRGAFLRPVAESLVGTFSLVPQVVDAVSVPVVAAGGIADARGVAAALALGADAVQVGTGFLATAESGAPAVHKRALHSPEARTTVLTRLYSGRPARGIPNRFVREMAAHEEAVPPYPLQSLLMQPVRVAAAAQDRPDLAALWAGQAAPLTRPALSAAEYLAALTGKLPGVGTVRVREG from the coding sequence ATGAGCGCCGGGCGGATCGCCGGGCGGATCGGCGAGCTGCTGGGGCTCCACCACCCCATCGTCCAGGGCCCGTTCGGCGGCGGCCTGTCCACCGTCGAGCTGGCGTCGGCGGTCAGCGAGGCGGGCGGCCTCGGCTCGTACGGGGCGCACATCATGACGCCCGGGGCGATCACGGAGGTGGTCGCAAAGCTGCGGGCGGCGACGGACCGGCCGTTCGCGGTGAACCTCTGGGTCCCGCAGGAGGGGGAGCGATTCTCCTTCGACGTAACGGAGTTGGCGTGGAACGCCGAGCGGCTGCGCCCGTACGCGGACGAACTGGCCGTCGACACCGGCTCCGCCGCACCGGAGCACCCCGCCTTCGACGACCAGGTGGACGCCCTGCTGGCGGCGGCGCCTCCCGTCATCAGCTTCGTGATGGGTGTGCCGCCCGTACGGGTGGTCGAGGAGGCGCGGCGGCGCGGCATCGTGCTGTTCGGCACGGCGACCACGGTGGACGAGGCCGTGGCGCTGGAGGCGGCGGGCCTGGATGCGGTCGTGGCCTCGGGCAGCGATGCGGGCGGGCACCGGGGCGCGTTCCTGCGGCCGGTGGCGGAGTCGCTGGTGGGGACGTTCTCGCTGGTGCCGCAGGTGGTGGACGCGGTGTCGGTCCCGGTGGTCGCGGCGGGCGGCATCGCCGACGCCCGGGGCGTGGCCGCCGCGCTGGCGCTGGGGGCGGACGCCGTTCAGGTCGGTACGGGGTTCCTCGCCACGGCGGAGTCCGGCGCCCCGGCCGTCCACAAGCGGGCCCTGCACAGCCCGGAGGCCCGTACGACGGTGCTCACCCGGCTCTACTCGGGCCGCCCGGCCCGGGGCATCCCGAACCGTTTCGTACGGGAGATGGCGGCGCACGAGGAGGCGGTGCCGCCGTACCCGCTCCAGAGCCTGCTGATGCAGCCGGTCCGGGTCGCGGCGGCGGCCCAGGACCGCCCGGACCTGGCGGCGCTCTGGGCGGGCCAGGCGGCACCGCTCACGCGGCCCGCGCTGTCGGCGGCGGAGTATCTGGCCGCGCTGACGGGGAAGTTGCCCGGGGTCGGCACCGTACGCGTACGGGAGGGCTGA
- a CDS encoding peptidase — MKIRRILATAAAVAVTTPAVVLSATPAFADTQPAGQAQTDPTRTGQAQTDPTQAGQAQAKPTQAKPTLKELEKAAAEAQKAYDDAVAAEKIAYKVLEEALSETAPLTVAAKAAQKAADDAATAKNTADKAVTEARAELDKLTEEATEEQRTAAEKTLTEAEAAAKTAATAKTTADAEAKKAAGLAEDARVEANKTYNAVKAAVKEALDAKTAADAALARAREEENQGGGECVAEPGLTTTVTGFPSSVTAGTKTTFSVRVANGTDKEMEEVLTYAGIHGADKGGTKDTGAYLKLKWSTEASPKWKDADNDLYFDAVGALEPGAQADIKLRLDVDAKAPAGQGLTLITGGYFNEDGACGFAPEDVVYEFDIKAAADKPAPRPTPTPSASTPAAGSGVTPQGSGSSVPVTTTGGTLAATGSSDATTQIALAGGAAVLLGAGAMFAVRRRKAGADA; from the coding sequence GTGAAGATTCGCCGCATTCTCGCCACGGCCGCCGCCGTCGCCGTGACGACGCCTGCCGTCGTGCTCTCCGCCACCCCCGCGTTCGCCGACACCCAGCCGGCCGGGCAGGCGCAGACCGACCCGACGCGGACGGGCCAGGCGCAGACCGACCCGACGCAGGCCGGTCAGGCACAGGCCAAACCGACGCAGGCCAAACCGACTCTCAAGGAGCTCGAAAAGGCGGCGGCCGAGGCACAGAAGGCGTACGACGACGCCGTGGCGGCCGAGAAGATCGCGTACAAGGTCCTGGAGGAGGCGCTCTCCGAGACCGCGCCCCTCACGGTGGCGGCCAAGGCCGCCCAGAAGGCCGCGGACGACGCCGCCACCGCGAAGAACACCGCTGACAAGGCGGTCACGGAGGCCAGGGCCGAGCTGGACAAGCTGACCGAGGAAGCCACCGAGGAGCAGCGGACCGCCGCGGAGAAGACCCTCACCGAGGCCGAGGCGGCGGCGAAGACGGCGGCGACGGCCAAGACCACCGCCGACGCCGAGGCCAAGAAGGCGGCCGGCCTCGCCGAGGACGCCCGGGTCGAGGCGAACAAGACGTACAACGCGGTGAAGGCGGCCGTGAAGGAGGCGCTCGACGCCAAGACGGCCGCCGACGCGGCCCTGGCCCGCGCCCGGGAGGAGGAGAACCAGGGCGGCGGCGAGTGCGTGGCCGAGCCCGGCCTCACCACGACCGTGACCGGCTTCCCCTCCTCGGTCACCGCCGGAACGAAGACCACCTTCTCGGTGCGGGTGGCCAACGGCACCGACAAGGAGATGGAGGAGGTCCTCACGTACGCGGGTATCCACGGGGCCGACAAGGGCGGCACCAAGGACACCGGGGCGTACCTGAAGCTGAAGTGGTCGACCGAGGCGTCACCGAAGTGGAAGGACGCCGACAACGACCTCTACTTCGACGCCGTCGGCGCGCTGGAGCCCGGCGCGCAGGCGGACATCAAACTGCGCCTGGACGTCGACGCCAAGGCCCCGGCCGGGCAGGGCCTCACCCTGATCACGGGCGGCTACTTCAACGAGGACGGCGCCTGCGGCTTCGCACCCGAGGACGTCGTGTACGAGTTCGACATCAAGGCAGCGGCCGACAAGCCCGCTCCCCGGCCGACCCCCACGCCCAGCGCGAGCACCCCGGCAGCAGGCTCGGGTGTCACCCCGCAGGGTTCGGGTTCGAGCGTCCCGGTCACCACCACGGGCGGCACCCTCGCCGCGACCGGCTCGTCCGACGCGACGACGCAGATCGCCCTCGCGGGCGGCGCGGCCGTACTGCTCGGCGCCGGGGCGATGTTCGCCGTACGCCGCCGCAAGGCGGGCGCGGACGCGTAG
- a CDS encoding TetR family transcriptional regulator — translation MGRTSTARERLVGAAEELMRGRGYGSLGVAEICARADVRKGSFYHFFASKQALTVAVVDAYWEAQRGCWVSELGGEGAALERLERLLAAMAGVQRRTKEESGAVEGCMLGNLALELSTQEPDVRSRLEEVFDEQIRLVEGALAAAAAEGAIPAGRATTEAARAVISQLEGMVLLAKLKNDPTVLDTLWPHTLLLLQAGERA, via the coding sequence ATGGGACGTACCAGCACCGCTAGGGAACGACTGGTCGGCGCGGCGGAGGAGCTGATGCGCGGCCGTGGCTACGGCAGCCTCGGCGTCGCCGAGATCTGCGCCAGGGCGGACGTCAGGAAGGGCAGCTTCTATCACTTCTTCGCGTCGAAGCAGGCGCTGACCGTGGCGGTGGTCGACGCCTACTGGGAAGCGCAACGCGGCTGCTGGGTAAGCGAGTTGGGCGGCGAAGGCGCGGCCCTGGAGCGGCTGGAACGGTTGCTGGCCGCGATGGCGGGGGTGCAGCGGCGGACCAAGGAGGAGTCGGGGGCCGTCGAGGGCTGCATGCTGGGCAACCTCGCCCTGGAGCTGAGCACCCAGGAGCCGGATGTGCGGAGCCGGCTGGAGGAGGTCTTCGACGAGCAGATCCGCCTCGTGGAGGGTGCGCTCGCCGCCGCGGCGGCCGAGGGCGCCATCCCTGCCGGGCGCGCCACCACGGAGGCGGCCCGGGCGGTGATCTCCCAGCTGGAGGGGATGGTCCTCCTCGCCAAGCTCAAGAACGACCCCACCGTCCTGGACACCCTGTGGCCGCACACCTTGCTGCTGCTTCAGGCGGGGGAGCGGGCGTAG